One Aegilops tauschii subsp. strangulata cultivar AL8/78 chromosome 2, Aet v6.0, whole genome shotgun sequence genomic window, CGTAGCTGGGCCTGCAACACCTTCACTGGTCCTGGATGGAGGCGCCCGTCGGAGGCCGGAGGAAGCGCGGGCGTGGCCGCCGGTGGCTCCCCACGGTAGCAGCCCCACATGGAAGACGTCGTGGATGCGAGCACCGGCCAGAAGCTGAAGGCGGTAGGCCACCTTCCCGATGCGCTCCAGCACGGAAAATGGCCCGGCGTAGCAAGGGCCCAGCTTGCGCTTCGCGCGCGGGTCAAGAGACTGTGTAGAGCGGTGAAGAAGGCGCAGCCATACCCAGTCGCCCACCGCGAACTCCGCCTCGCGGTGGTGGCCGTCGTAGTAGTGCTTGGCCAGCTGCTGGGCCTGAATGAGGCGTTGCCGCACCTCCGCAAGCATCTCGTCGTGGCTGCGAAGAAGATCGCCCGCCGCCTCCATCCGAGCCGTCTCGGGGTCAACCGGCAGGATGGGGGGGCCGTCGGCCGTAGACCACCTCGAACGGCGTGGCACGCGGGGCGGAGTGATAAGAGGTGTTGTAGCAGTACTCCGCCCATGCGAGCCAGTCCACCCAAGCGCGAGGACGATCACCTGTGACACAACGCAAATACATGGCAATCACCTTATTGACCACCTCGGATTGGCCGTCCGTCTGAGGATGGAAGGCCATGCTCAGGCGAAGCTTCACGCCCGCCATCCGGAAGAGATCGCGCCAGACATGCCCCGTGAACACCGGGTCCCGGTCGCTGACGATCGAAGAGGGAAACCCGTGGAGGCGGACGATGCCGTCGAAGAAGGCACGGGCCACGGATGCGGCAGTGTAGGGATGGCCGAGCGCGATGAAGTGCGCGTACTTGGAGAAGCGGTCGACCACCGTGAGGATGACGGACTTGTCGCCCACCTTGGGGAGGCCCTCGATGAAGTCCATGGAGATATCAGCCCAGACCTGAGAGGGCAC contains:
- the LOC141040929 gene encoding uncharacterized protein; its protein translation is MEAAGDLLRSHDEMLAEVRQRLIQAQQLAKHYYDGHHREAEFAVGDWVWLRLLHRSTQSLDPRAKRKLGPCYAGPFSVLERIGKVAYRLQLLAGARIHDVFHVGLLPWGATGGHARASSGLRRAPPSRTSEEEEATWEQRDEFRQHYPDFQLEDELFAQAGRDVMTGL